A part of Gossypium hirsutum isolate 1008001.06 chromosome A07, Gossypium_hirsutum_v2.1, whole genome shotgun sequence genomic DNA contains:
- the LOC107951886 gene encoding COBRA-like protein 1, with translation MSNLFLFIARSFFNLSSFSVLLLFLLSFSSFTATEAYDPLDPNGNITIKWDIMSWTADGYVAVVTIFNFQQYRHIQAPGWTLGWKWSKKEVIWSMMGGQTTEQGDCSRFKGNIPHCCKKDPTVVDLLPGTPYNQQIANCCKGGVLNSWVQDPATAASSFQVSVGQAGTTNKTVRVPKNFTLKAPGPGYTCGPAKIVKPSRFVTADKRRVTQALMTWNVTCTYSQFLAQKTPTCCVSLSSFYNETIVPCPQCACGCQNTSQPGSCVDPKAPHIASVVPSTGKNNYAPLVQCTSHMCPVRVHWHVKLNYKEYWRVKVTITNFNYNMNYTQWNLVVQHPNFDNLTQIFSFNYKSLTPYTAINDTAMLWGVKFFNDLLSQAGQLGNVQSELLFRKDKATFTFEKGWAFARRIYFNGDNCVMPPPDAYPWLPNGSSHQLISTLSLLTTLLAAMAFLLGYA, from the exons ATGTCTAATCTTTTTTTGTTCATTGCTAGATCTTTCTTCAACCTAAGCTCTTTCAGCGTCTTGCTTCTGTTTTTGCTCTCTTTCTCAAGTTTCACTGCAACAG AAGCCTATGATCCTTTGGATCCTAATGGAAATATCACAATCAAATGGGATATCATGAGTTGGACTGCTGATGGCTATGTT GCAGTTGTCACAATCTTTAACTTCCAGCAGTACCGTCACATCCAAGCACCAGGGTGGACATTAGGTTGGAAATGGTCTAAGAAGGAGGTGATTTGGAGTATGATGGGAGGACAAACAACTGAACAAGGGGATTGTTCAAGATTCAAAGGGAACATTCCACATTGTTGTAAGAAGGACCCAACAGTCGTGGATTTATTGCCAGGAACACCTTATAATCAGCAGATTGCGAATTGCTGTAAAGGGGGAGTGCTAAACTCATGGGTACAAGATCCAGCTACGGCAGCAAGCTCATTCCAGGTGAGTGTGGGGCAAGCTGGAACTACAAACAAGACAGTTAGAGTTCCAAAAAACTTCACTTTGAAGGCACCAGGGCCCGGTTATACTTGTGGTCCAGCGAAAATTGTGAAACCCAGTAGATTTGTTACCGCGGACAAAAGAAGAGTCACACAAGCTTTGA TGACTTGGAATGTTACTTGCACGTATTCACAATTTCTAGCTCAGAAAACACCTACTTGTTGCGTCTCTCTCTCATCATTCTATAATGAAACCATAGTACCTTGCCCGCAATGTGCTTGTGGCTGCCAAAATACTTCTCAGCCTGGGAGCTGTGTAGA CCCCAAAGCTCCGCATATAGCATCGGTTGTTCCAAGTACAGGGAAGAATAACTATGCACCTTTGGTCCAATGTACAAGTCATATGTGTCCGGTCCGAGTTCATTGGCATGTTAAGCTAAACTACAAGGAGTATTGGCGGGTTAAGGTCACAATTACTAATTTCAATTATAATATGAACTATACACAGTGGAACTTAGTTGTGCAACATCCCAACTTCGACAATCTCACCCAGATTTTCAGCTTTAACTACAAGTCTTTAACTCCGTATACTGCAATAA ATGATACTGCCATGTTATGGGGTGTTAAATTTTTCAACGATTTGCTTTCCCAAGCTGGTCAGCTCGGTAATGTGCAGTCAGAGCTACTTTTCCGAAAGGACAAAGCAACTTTCACTTTTGAGAAGGGTTGGGCTTTCGCTCGAAGAATCTACTTCAATGGAGATAATTGTGTTATGCCACCGCCCGACGCCTATCCTTGGTTGCCTAACGGCAGTTCCCATCAGCTTATCTCCACACTTAGTTTGTTGACAACTCTCTTGGCAGCAATGGCATTTTTATTGGGATATGCATAA